A window of the Posidoniimonas polymericola genome harbors these coding sequences:
- a CDS encoding TraR/DksA family transcriptional regulator, producing the protein MARKDSILKMRDLLTTRRDALRKALAGDLSMLQQLREQIGGDVVDFALDAAQDEINSQLAEAESRELKHIEHALTRIREGSYGKCEVCATSIPMARLNALPYATMCIDCQRASEDGTLEDRRVEDWGRVVDAGYSEADATISDFEVQ; encoded by the coding sequence ATGGCACGCAAAGACTCCATCCTGAAGATGCGCGATCTGCTCACGACGCGCCGCGACGCTCTCCGCAAGGCTTTGGCCGGCGACCTAAGCATGCTCCAGCAACTCCGGGAGCAGATCGGCGGCGACGTCGTTGACTTCGCCCTGGACGCCGCCCAAGACGAGATAAACTCGCAGCTGGCCGAGGCGGAAAGCCGAGAGCTGAAGCACATCGAGCACGCCCTGACCCGCATCCGCGAGGGCTCCTACGGCAAGTGTGAGGTCTGCGCCACGAGCATCCCGATGGCCCGCCTCAACGCGTTGCCGTACGCCACCATGTGCATCGATTGCCAGCGGGCGTCGGAGGACGGCACGCTGGAAGACCGCCGCGTCGAAGACTGGGGCCGGGTGGTTGATGCCGGCTATTCCGAGGCCGACGCGACGATCTCCGATTTCGAGGTGCAGTAG
- a CDS encoding superoxide dismutase, whose product MAYTLPELPYAYDALEPHIDAKTMEIHHTKHHNAYVTKVNAALEGAGVAEQSIEDLCRNIANVPENIRGAVRNNGGGHANHSLFWTVMSGSGGGAPSGDLAAAIDAELGGFEKFKEDFSNAAATRFGSGWAWLSVDGGKLAVESTPNQDNPYMEGRTPVLGLDVWEHAYYLHYQNRRPDYISAFFNVVDWSAVADRYAAAKG is encoded by the coding sequence ATGGCCTACACCCTCCCCGAACTCCCCTACGCTTACGACGCGCTCGAGCCGCACATCGACGCGAAGACCATGGAGATCCACCACACCAAGCACCACAACGCGTACGTCACCAAGGTGAACGCCGCGTTGGAAGGGGCTGGCGTGGCCGAGCAATCGATCGAAGACCTGTGCCGCAATATCGCTAACGTCCCCGAGAATATTCGTGGCGCCGTCCGGAACAACGGAGGTGGCCACGCCAACCACTCGCTGTTCTGGACCGTCATGAGCGGCTCGGGCGGCGGCGCCCCCAGCGGCGACCTGGCCGCGGCGATCGACGCCGAGCTCGGCGGTTTCGAGAAGTTCAAAGAGGACTTCTCCAACGCCGCCGCGACCCGCTTCGGCAGCGGCTGGGCGTGGCTCAGCGTCGACGGCGGCAAGCTGGCGGTCGAGAGCACTCCCAACCAAGACAACCCCTACATGGAAGGCCGCACCCCGGTGCTCGGCCTCGACGTGTGGGAGCACGCCTACTACCTCCACTACCAAAACCGCCGGCCGGACTACATCTCGGCGTTCTTCAACGTGGTCGACTGGTCCGCAGTTGCGGATCGTTACGCCGCCGCGAAGGGCTAA
- a CDS encoding DUF6793 family protein: MPLFEIETDNHIIISWANDADEASSVVADAYPQESVKRLTKRPRDTWVISKSALGIQSPVDPCSTARDCLSKAEGDKVHAIRLYMHETGVDLEQARKVIESNMVMGW; the protein is encoded by the coding sequence ATGCCGCTCTTCGAGATTGAAACCGACAACCACATCATCATCAGCTGGGCCAACGACGCCGACGAGGCGAGCAGCGTCGTCGCCGACGCTTATCCGCAGGAAAGCGTCAAGCGGCTTACCAAGCGGCCCCGCGACACCTGGGTGATTTCGAAGAGCGCTCTCGGTATCCAGAGTCCCGTTGACCCCTGCAGCACGGCCCGTGACTGCCTGTCCAAGGCCGAGGGCGACAAGGTCCACGCGATCCGCCTCTACATGCACGAAACGGGCGTTGACTTGGAGCAGGCACGCAAGGTAATCGAGTCGAACATGGTGATGGGCTGGTAG
- a CDS encoding diguanylate cyclase domain-containing protein has product MLLQSLEETARLSGHAAAELDPKVTQFEDRLAAARLGLAGSLFTGLRCKHPPTASHCLRVALGCSRWAAALEMPDALRTQLELAALLHDIGKLGVPDSVLIKQGRLQPEDLAALNRAPYQAKEILERAGAPQKLIDVVIASNAWYDGSRGDSQPSGEDIPVLARFLSIVDAYDSMTTDHVYRPAKSQERAVAELFQCAGSQFDPGLVRSFVEQLGKNYAERSAEVSQRWLAQLDTGSGNLPWEFTSHAPSGADPASSELAMFEKELIDHMHDGVVFVSPHRQILLWNTGAERMTGVGSSAAVGQTLTPSLLVMSASDGRLLDDTECPIAEAINTGAPNVQRMSVIGRKGKHIEVDLHSIPVCSPSQGILGATVLLHDASSEASLEQRCQALHVEMTKDPMTQVANRAEFDRALAMFVDAHQETGLPCSLIMADIDHFKSINDTFGHQAGDEAIISFATLLKAVCRTGDLVARYGGEEFAVLCADCNNANAAMRAEQMRRALSETVQSELGGKSITASFGVSELQAGDTPETLLRRSDRALLQAKDQGRNQVVQLGAGMDEEQPKKSWWGFGSWGKSLIETTLVTNVPIEVAVEKLKGFIADHDAKILKTAEHEIRIECSDAGAGSLRRTGDRPVGFVLDLKLEEEFIERENSVGLAKGAYAQTTAAVTIRPRHERDRRRGYATERARKLLGSLRSYLMAREADLETSPSK; this is encoded by the coding sequence GTGCTGCTGCAATCCCTCGAAGAAACCGCCCGCCTGAGCGGCCACGCCGCGGCCGAGCTCGACCCTAAGGTCACTCAGTTCGAAGACCGCCTGGCCGCTGCCCGACTCGGACTGGCCGGTTCGCTGTTCACGGGCCTGCGTTGCAAGCACCCACCCACGGCGTCGCACTGCCTGCGAGTCGCACTCGGCTGCAGCCGCTGGGCCGCGGCGTTGGAGATGCCAGACGCGCTGCGGACCCAACTCGAACTCGCCGCGTTGCTGCACGACATCGGCAAGCTCGGCGTGCCCGACTCGGTACTGATCAAGCAGGGCCGGCTGCAGCCGGAAGACCTCGCGGCGCTCAACCGGGCGCCCTACCAAGCCAAAGAGATCCTCGAGCGGGCCGGAGCCCCACAGAAGCTGATCGACGTCGTGATCGCGTCCAATGCGTGGTACGACGGCAGCCGCGGCGACAGCCAACCGAGCGGCGAAGACATTCCCGTGCTGGCGCGGTTCTTGTCGATCGTCGACGCCTACGACTCGATGACCACCGACCACGTCTACCGCCCTGCGAAGTCGCAGGAACGGGCGGTCGCTGAGCTTTTCCAGTGCGCGGGCTCACAATTCGACCCGGGCCTGGTGCGGAGCTTCGTCGAACAGCTTGGCAAGAACTACGCCGAACGCTCGGCAGAAGTCTCCCAGCGCTGGCTCGCCCAGCTAGATACCGGCAGCGGTAATCTGCCGTGGGAGTTTACGTCGCACGCCCCATCCGGAGCAGACCCGGCCAGCTCCGAGCTGGCGATGTTCGAGAAGGAGCTGATCGACCACATGCACGACGGCGTCGTGTTTGTCAGCCCCCACCGGCAGATCTTGTTGTGGAATACCGGCGCGGAACGGATGACGGGCGTCGGCAGCTCGGCGGCGGTGGGCCAGACGCTCACGCCCTCGCTGCTGGTGATGAGCGCCTCGGACGGCCGGCTGCTAGACGACACCGAGTGCCCTATCGCCGAAGCGATCAACACCGGCGCGCCGAACGTCCAGCGGATGAGCGTCATCGGCCGCAAGGGCAAGCACATCGAGGTCGACCTGCACTCGATCCCAGTTTGCTCGCCTTCGCAGGGCATCCTCGGGGCCACGGTGCTGCTGCACGACGCCTCGAGTGAGGCGTCGCTGGAGCAGCGGTGCCAGGCGCTGCACGTCGAGATGACCAAGGACCCGATGACCCAGGTCGCCAACCGGGCAGAGTTCGACCGGGCCCTGGCGATGTTCGTCGACGCCCACCAAGAAACCGGCCTCCCGTGCAGCCTGATCATGGCTGACATCGACCACTTCAAATCGATCAACGACACCTTCGGCCACCAGGCCGGTGACGAGGCAATTATCAGCTTCGCCACCCTGCTGAAGGCGGTCTGCCGTACCGGCGACCTAGTCGCCCGCTACGGTGGCGAAGAGTTCGCCGTGCTGTGCGCCGACTGCAACAACGCCAACGCCGCGATGCGGGCGGAGCAGATGCGGCGGGCCCTTTCCGAGACCGTTCAGTCCGAACTCGGCGGGAAGTCGATTACTGCCAGCTTCGGCGTTTCGGAACTGCAGGCGGGCGACACGCCCGAGACGCTGCTCAGACGCTCCGACCGGGCGCTGCTGCAGGCCAAGGATCAGGGGCGCAACCAGGTCGTGCAATTGGGGGCAGGTATGGACGAAGAACAACCCAAGAAGAGCTGGTGGGGCTTCGGCTCGTGGGGCAAGTCCCTCATCGAGACCACGCTGGTCACCAACGTGCCGATCGAGGTCGCGGTGGAGAAGCTCAAGGGCTTTATCGCCGACCACGACGCCAAGATCCTAAAGACCGCCGAGCACGAGATCCGCATCGAGTGCTCCGACGCCGGGGCCGGGTCGCTGCGGCGCACGGGCGACCGCCCCGTTGGGTTTGTGCTCGATCTGAAGCTCGAAGAAGAGTTCATCGAGCGAGAAAACTCGGTCGGGCTCGCCAAGGGCGCCTACGCTCAGACCACCGCCGCGGTGACGATCCGCCCGCGTCACGAACGTGACCGCCGCCGCGGTTACGCAACCGAGCGGGCCCGCAAGCTGCTGGGCAGCCTCCGGTCCTACCTGATGGCCCGCGAGGCCGACCTCGAAACCTCCCCCTCCAAGTAA
- the kdsB gene encoding 3-deoxy-manno-octulosonate cytidylyltransferase produces MPATLAVIPARHASSRLPAKPLALIAGRPMVEWVLRRTEASGVFDRVVVATDHQEIADLVNQLGGQAVMTSADCQTGTDRVADAARQFPEAEIVANVQGDQPFVETEMLRALVAPYLAGETPDMTTVATRFGTQDQFEGPSAVKVIRDARRRALYFSRSVIPHGSKYDSGHSLHHLGLYAFRAEFLQSFCKMPQTPLELCESLEQLRCLENGNSIYVSEVARPVIEVNTAAELEQANQIAEQERLTPNG; encoded by the coding sequence ATGCCTGCTACGCTCGCCGTAATTCCCGCCCGCCACGCCTCGAGCCGCTTGCCCGCCAAGCCGCTCGCCCTGATCGCCGGCCGGCCGATGGTCGAGTGGGTGCTCCGCAGGACCGAGGCCAGCGGCGTTTTTGACCGGGTGGTAGTCGCGACCGACCACCAAGAAATTGCCGACCTGGTCAACCAGCTGGGCGGCCAAGCGGTCATGACCTCCGCCGACTGCCAGACCGGCACCGACCGGGTCGCCGACGCCGCCCGGCAGTTCCCCGAGGCCGAGATCGTCGCCAACGTGCAGGGCGACCAGCCGTTCGTCGAGACGGAAATGCTCCGGGCCCTGGTCGCGCCCTACCTGGCAGGCGAGACGCCCGACATGACTACCGTGGCGACGCGATTCGGCACCCAGGACCAGTTTGAAGGACCGAGCGCCGTCAAGGTGATCCGTGACGCCCGCCGCCGCGCCCTCTACTTCTCACGCTCGGTGATTCCCCACGGGTCGAAATACGACTCGGGGCACTCGCTCCATCACCTCGGCCTGTACGCCTTCCGTGCCGAGTTTCTGCAGAGCTTCTGCAAGATGCCGCAGACCCCGCTGGAGCTGTGCGAGAGCCTAGAGCAGCTCCGCTGCCTGGAGAACGGAAATTCGATCTACGTGTCCGAGGTCGCCCGCCCCGTAATCGAGGTCAACACGGCCGCCGAGCTCGAGCAGGCCAATCAGATTGCGGAGCAGGAACGGCTGACTCCCAACGGCTAA
- a CDS encoding vWA domain-containing protein — translation MATPPDGAALRNRADLLHDTRVRLARLEIETHRLRAELARLEAHGEDEAAARLTEQLARQQGRIDHDRRLLDDAPAVVAAGISNPEAAPAAQPSGHTASDPAWDRSPAEFEVPPRGHHASQPPRGFSAKSPHGRHGRQRRRVKSEWAVSLAAHLALGAVLGLASFALPIQDPPFLLASVADSSDDYEDFVEISLDTLDPTESLVELEPLATEPVLTVEPDDMAPSLDAALTEAFSLQPAVAEALPADAIGLMSGGVGTAAGERGAGGPAGSGAGDAQFFGARSRGNRFVFVVDNSGSMTGGRMETTVFELLRSISAMTPKQEFHVLFYSDQVYPMFFPEPAPRLVPATRANRQKLEQWLMSVQMCKGDCLADAMDYAAELDPHVVYLLSDGGYLFNGSGVNRKPSRKLNRLTEETLDWPFTVHTLGMTVRSADSAEGLAMIANAHGGVFTPVGVLPAAAQLAKQQRIPYNRTPGPVWGSQVR, via the coding sequence ATGGCCACGCCCCCAGACGGCGCCGCGCTGCGCAACCGCGCCGACCTGCTGCACGACACGCGGGTCAGGCTTGCCCGGCTCGAGATCGAAACCCACCGCCTCCGCGCCGAGCTGGCCCGACTCGAGGCCCACGGCGAGGACGAAGCCGCTGCGCGCCTCACCGAGCAGCTTGCCCGGCAGCAGGGCAGAATCGACCACGACCGCCGCTTGCTCGACGACGCCCCCGCCGTCGTCGCGGCCGGGATCTCAAACCCTGAGGCGGCGCCGGCCGCCCAGCCCTCGGGCCACACCGCCAGCGATCCAGCGTGGGACCGGTCCCCCGCGGAGTTCGAGGTCCCCCCGCGCGGCCATCATGCCAGTCAGCCCCCACGAGGATTCTCGGCGAAGTCTCCGCACGGCAGGCACGGCCGACAGCGTCGTCGCGTCAAGTCGGAATGGGCGGTGAGCCTCGCCGCGCACCTCGCGCTCGGTGCGGTGCTTGGGTTGGCAAGCTTCGCTCTGCCGATCCAAGACCCCCCATTCCTCTTGGCTAGCGTCGCCGACTCATCCGACGACTACGAAGACTTTGTCGAGATCTCGCTCGACACACTCGACCCGACAGAGTCCCTGGTCGAGCTTGAGCCGCTCGCTACCGAGCCCGTGCTCACCGTCGAACCCGACGACATGGCCCCGTCACTCGACGCCGCGTTGACCGAAGCGTTTTCGTTGCAGCCCGCCGTCGCTGAGGCCCTGCCGGCAGACGCCATTGGGTTGATGTCCGGCGGTGTCGGCACGGCGGCAGGCGAACGCGGGGCAGGAGGCCCGGCGGGGAGTGGGGCAGGGGACGCGCAGTTCTTCGGCGCCCGCTCACGCGGCAACCGATTTGTGTTCGTTGTCGACAACTCGGGGAGCATGACCGGCGGCCGGATGGAGACCACCGTCTTCGAGCTGCTGCGGTCCATCAGCGCCATGACCCCCAAGCAGGAATTCCACGTCCTGTTCTACAGCGACCAGGTCTACCCCATGTTCTTCCCCGAACCGGCCCCGCGGCTGGTGCCCGCGACCCGAGCCAACCGCCAAAAGCTGGAGCAGTGGCTGATGTCGGTGCAGATGTGCAAGGGCGACTGCCTGGCCGACGCGATGGACTACGCCGCGGAACTCGACCCACACGTCGTGTACCTGCTCAGCGACGGCGGCTACCTCTTCAACGGCAGCGGGGTGAATCGCAAGCCGTCTCGCAAGCTCAACCGGCTCACCGAGGAGACCCTCGACTGGCCCTTCACCGTCCACACGCTGGGGATGACCGTCCGCAGCGCGGACTCGGCCGAGGGGCTCGCCATGATCGCCAATGCCCACGGTGGCGTGTTCACCCCGGTGGGCGTCCTGCCGGCCGCCGCCCAATTGGCCAAGCAACAACGGATCCCCTACAACCGCACGCCCGGTCCGGTTTGGGGTAGCCAAGTCCGTTGA
- a CDS encoding S1C family serine protease, which yields MPQRPRLTAATALTAILVGGMLGNAAPPAAAQPAVSTTDAERDLQFEALARDVEAMDRLLGLVKRVVKLVTPSVVHIEARPIRELRVRSDVQEAGSGVVVQFTPGGEKFVLTNRHVIKNSSEPHIRVQLHDGRRISPTQIWSDPHTDVAVMRVDASDLVAARLGDSNLMEIGDPVLAVGSPFGLSQSVTRGIISAKGRYNLELGEGEVKYQNFLQTDAAINPGNSGGPLINMRGEVIGLNTAIASNSGGNEGIGFSIPVNIATRIGEQLTRTGEVHRGYLGVKLDALFDERRARAAGLSRLVGTRIKSIEPNSPAEVAELKPEDIIIEYNGVRIDDDDHLISMVKLTEIGQEMDVLVFRDGRPVRTRVRIGDMSQFSLTE from the coding sequence ATGCCGCAACGCCCCCGTCTCACCGCCGCGACCGCGCTGACTGCCATCCTGGTCGGCGGCATGCTCGGCAACGCGGCCCCACCCGCCGCGGCGCAGCCCGCCGTCAGCACCACCGACGCGGAGCGGGACCTGCAGTTCGAGGCCCTCGCCCGCGACGTCGAGGCGATGGACCGGCTGCTCGGGCTGGTCAAGCGCGTTGTCAAATTAGTGACGCCTTCGGTCGTTCACATCGAAGCCCGGCCGATCCGCGAGCTGCGTGTCCGCAGCGACGTCCAGGAGGCGGGCTCGGGCGTGGTGGTGCAGTTCACGCCGGGCGGCGAGAAGTTTGTGCTCACCAACCGACACGTCATCAAGAACTCCTCCGAGCCGCACATCCGTGTGCAGCTGCACGACGGCCGCCGCATCAGCCCAACGCAGATCTGGAGCGACCCGCACACCGACGTCGCCGTGATGCGGGTTGACGCCTCGGACCTGGTTGCCGCCCGGCTGGGCGACTCCAACCTGATGGAGATCGGCGACCCGGTCCTGGCGGTCGGCAGCCCATTCGGCCTGAGCCAGAGCGTCACCCGCGGGATCATCAGCGCGAAGGGCCGCTACAACCTTGAGCTGGGCGAGGGCGAGGTCAAGTACCAAAACTTCCTGCAGACCGACGCCGCCATCAACCCCGGCAACAGCGGCGGCCCGCTGATCAACATGCGGGGCGAGGTGATCGGCCTCAACACGGCGATCGCCAGCAACTCCGGCGGCAACGAGGGCATCGGCTTCTCCATCCCGGTGAACATCGCCACCCGCATCGGCGAGCAGCTCACCCGCACCGGCGAGGTGCACCGCGGCTACCTCGGGGTTAAGCTCGACGCGTTGTTTGACGAGCGGCGGGCCCGGGCCGCGGGGCTGTCCCGCCTGGTCGGCACCCGCATCAAGAGCATCGAGCCCAACTCGCCCGCCGAGGTAGCCGAGCTCAAGCCCGAAGACATCATCATCGAGTACAACGGCGTCCGCATCGACGACGACGACCACCTGATTAGCATGGTCAAGCTGACCGAGATCGGCCAGGAGATGGACGTGCTCGTCTTCCGCGACGGCCGGCCTGTCCGGACCCGGGTCCGGATCGGCGACATGTCGCAGTTCAGCCTGACGGAGTAA
- the gltX gene encoding glutamate--tRNA ligase codes for MTVRTRFAPSPTGYLHIGGVRTALFNWLFARRHGGKFLLRIDDTDQQRNVEAALAPILHGFRWLGLDWDEGPEAGGEFGPYYQSQRGDRYQAAVDQLLEQGDAYRDYATTEELQAERDAAQQSGGAFTYSRRWMAETPEQAAAFEAEGRQGVVRLKMPREGELVLNDLVRGEVRFAGSGEQDHVVQRADGSCLYHLATVVDDHQMQISHVIRAEEHLSNTPRQVFIAERLGYPLPEFAHLPFVAEPGSKTKLSKRKLDKYLKNRDFAALNQHGQRVAELLGLETAAETFNPVIVDFYEQVGYLPDAILNYLLLLGWSLDDSREDFTREEMIECFDLAGVNKAPASFDPSKLQAFQDRAMQQLPLKTKAAWCIDFLKRAGYLDSPAPCDAGPYVTAIVDAAGDRLKTAGDILEYREFFVPDEQLEYDEKAFAKRISNPEDAAGLLRDYSAELSAVEPFDCAAIEASLQAFLEAREIKIGQIIHALRVAVTGKAVGFGVYESLAILGRDRCVARIERALSMLE; via the coding sequence ATGACTGTACGCACCCGCTTCGCTCCGAGTCCGACTGGCTACCTCCATATCGGCGGCGTCCGCACGGCTTTGTTCAACTGGTTATTCGCCCGCCGTCACGGCGGGAAGTTTCTGCTGAGGATCGACGACACCGATCAGCAGCGGAACGTCGAGGCCGCGTTGGCGCCGATCCTACACGGCTTCCGGTGGCTGGGCCTCGACTGGGACGAGGGCCCCGAAGCCGGCGGCGAGTTCGGCCCGTACTACCAGTCGCAACGCGGCGACCGTTACCAGGCGGCCGTCGACCAGCTGCTCGAGCAGGGCGACGCCTACCGCGACTACGCGACCACCGAAGAGCTGCAGGCCGAGCGGGACGCCGCCCAGCAGTCGGGCGGCGCGTTCACCTACAGCCGCCGCTGGATGGCCGAAACGCCGGAGCAGGCCGCGGCATTTGAGGCCGAGGGGCGGCAGGGCGTGGTGCGGTTGAAGATGCCCCGCGAGGGCGAACTGGTGCTCAACGACCTGGTGCGAGGGGAGGTCCGGTTCGCCGGGTCCGGCGAACAGGACCACGTCGTCCAGCGGGCGGACGGGTCGTGCCTGTACCACCTGGCCACCGTGGTCGACGACCACCAGATGCAGATCTCGCACGTGATCCGGGCGGAGGAGCACCTCTCCAACACGCCGCGACAAGTCTTCATCGCCGAGCGGCTCGGCTACCCGCTCCCGGAATTCGCCCACCTGCCATTCGTTGCCGAGCCGGGCAGCAAGACCAAGCTCAGCAAGCGGAAGCTCGACAAGTACCTGAAGAACCGCGACTTCGCCGCCCTCAATCAGCACGGTCAGCGGGTCGCCGAGCTGCTCGGCCTGGAGACCGCCGCCGAGACCTTCAACCCGGTGATTGTCGACTTCTACGAGCAGGTCGGATACTTGCCGGACGCGATCCTCAACTACCTGCTGCTGCTTGGTTGGTCGTTGGACGACTCGCGGGAGGACTTCACCCGCGAGGAAATGATCGAGTGCTTCGACCTCGCCGGGGTCAACAAGGCGCCGGCCAGCTTCGACCCCAGCAAGTTGCAGGCGTTCCAGGATCGGGCGATGCAGCAGCTGCCGCTCAAGACCAAAGCGGCGTGGTGCATTGACTTTCTCAAACGCGCCGGGTACCTCGATTCGCCAGCCCCGTGCGACGCAGGGCCCTACGTGACCGCGATTGTCGATGCGGCGGGCGACCGCCTCAAGACTGCCGGCGACATCCTCGAGTACCGCGAGTTCTTCGTGCCAGATGAGCAGCTCGAGTACGACGAGAAGGCGTTCGCCAAACGGATTTCCAACCCCGAAGACGCGGCTGGTTTGCTGCGTGACTACTCGGCCGAGCTGTCGGCCGTGGAACCGTTCGATTGCGCGGCTATCGAGGCCTCGCTGCAGGCGTTCCTCGAAGCCCGCGAGATCAAGATTGGCCAGATCATCCACGCGCTGCGGGTCGCTGTGACCGGCAAGGCGGTTGGATTCGGGGTCTACGAGTCGCTCGCTATCCTTGGCCGCGACCGCTGTGTCGCGCGGATCGAGCGGGCGTTGTCGATGCTCGAGTAG
- a CDS encoding DUF4252 domain-containing protein, with amino-acid sequence MWDVRERRGIFRHAALASALLIAPAATLQPHAALAAGQTTRLELPGVPTPTVEVDLGGQLIDHALSLGEAALTGFLNGLQDNALEQNAEAVRFATEQIGSTKELTQTLREVVRGVHLRVWKELPDVEAVAASVAERLETELPDQGWEPTLRASESGKMVRVYVRSTEDAVEGVLILAHTDHELALVNLAGDLSQENVQRLSTLATKIAVELGLDRELEKAVQRLQQKRGN; translated from the coding sequence ATGTGGGATGTTAGAGAACGCCGTGGGATCTTTCGGCACGCGGCATTGGCGTCGGCGCTGCTGATCGCGCCGGCAGCCACCCTGCAGCCGCACGCCGCGCTGGCGGCCGGCCAGACAACCCGCCTCGAGTTGCCCGGTGTGCCGACCCCGACCGTCGAAGTCGACCTCGGTGGGCAGCTCATCGACCACGCCCTCAGCCTCGGCGAAGCCGCCTTAACCGGCTTCCTCAACGGCCTCCAGGACAACGCGCTGGAGCAGAACGCCGAGGCGGTTCGATTCGCCACCGAGCAGATCGGGTCCACCAAGGAATTGACGCAGACGCTCCGCGAGGTGGTCCGCGGCGTCCACCTCCGCGTGTGGAAGGAACTGCCCGACGTCGAAGCCGTGGCGGCCAGCGTAGCCGAACGGCTCGAGACCGAACTGCCCGACCAGGGGTGGGAACCGACGCTACGGGCTTCCGAGAGCGGCAAGATGGTGCGGGTCTACGTCCGCTCCACGGAAGACGCCGTCGAGGGGGTGCTGATCCTGGCCCACACCGACCACGAGCTGGCGCTGGTCAATCTGGCGGGCGACCTCTCGCAGGAGAACGTGCAGCGGCTCTCGACGCTCGCCACGAAGATCGCTGTTGAGCTTGGCCTGGACCGCGAGCTCGAGAAGGCGGTGCAACGGCTGCAGCAGAAACGGGGGAACTAG
- a CDS encoding amidophosphoribosyltransferase: MSELRHECGVAAVYHLPGPQSPLCPTQGPSHASRLIPRMLLDIQNRGQLSAGMASFNPERKHLIERYRELGSVTEVFRLSHKEKADALMARYSGPAAIGHVRYATCGKDDVSYAQPFERRHLQKRKWFSFAFNGQLANYAELRDQLLAEDDHHITRATDTEIIMHELAKELAGEKRQPLLEVMRGAARRFDGAYTLAMINALGELLIARDPLGIKPMSYAVQDSLFAAASESVALLNLGIDPGNIRSLEPGHAIVISDGKLDIQPFVDKPSRAHCFFEWIYFANVASTMDGRSVYLSRKALGEELAQLEDLTIDDDTIVVPVPDTSKAAADSMAYALGVPSVEGLMRNRYSGRTFIEGGDARYAKAASKYTPLREVLEGKRVLLVEDSIVRSTTMRVLIDRLRTVGHVKEIHVRVACPPIVAPCFYGIDMSTIGELFAPHFLKNAEGSEAAFKAMADELGADSLRYLPVESIARAVGRPPGELCQACISGQYPTACGQQLYELAVEKAGGFEDPTAEQSASRTYEAAHRNG; this comes from the coding sequence ATGAGCGAACTGCGCCACGAGTGCGGCGTCGCGGCCGTGTACCACCTGCCCGGCCCGCAGAGCCCCCTCTGCCCAACGCAGGGCCCCAGCCACGCGTCGCGGCTGATCCCCCGGATGCTGCTGGACATCCAGAACCGGGGCCAGCTGTCCGCCGGCATGGCGTCGTTCAACCCGGAGCGGAAGCACCTGATCGAGCGCTACCGCGAGCTCGGCAGCGTCACCGAGGTGTTCCGCCTGAGCCACAAAGAGAAGGCCGACGCCCTGATGGCGCGGTACTCCGGCCCGGCGGCGATCGGCCACGTCCGCTACGCCACCTGCGGCAAGGACGACGTCAGCTACGCCCAGCCGTTCGAACGCCGGCACCTGCAGAAACGCAAGTGGTTCAGCTTCGCCTTCAACGGGCAGCTGGCCAACTACGCCGAGCTCCGCGACCAGCTGCTGGCCGAGGACGACCACCACATCACCCGGGCGACCGACACCGAGATCATCATGCACGAGCTCGCCAAGGAGCTGGCGGGTGAGAAGCGGCAGCCGCTGCTGGAGGTGATGCGTGGGGCCGCCAGGCGGTTCGACGGCGCGTACACGCTGGCGATGATCAACGCCCTTGGCGAGCTGCTCATCGCCCGCGACCCGCTCGGCATCAAGCCGATGAGCTACGCGGTGCAGGACTCGCTGTTCGCGGCGGCCAGCGAGAGCGTGGCCCTCCTGAACCTGGGGATCGACCCCGGCAACATCCGCAGCCTCGAGCCGGGGCACGCGATCGTGATCTCCGACGGCAAGCTCGACATCCAGCCGTTCGTGGACAAGCCGAGCCGGGCGCACTGCTTCTTCGAGTGGATCTACTTCGCGAATGTCGCGAGCACGATGGACGGCCGCAGCGTCTACCTGTCGCGTAAGGCCCTCGGCGAGGAGCTGGCCCAGCTCGAAGACCTCACCATCGACGACGACACGATCGTCGTGCCGGTGCCGGACACCAGCAAGGCCGCTGCAGACTCGATGGCGTACGCGCTCGGCGTGCCGAGCGTCGAGGGGCTCATGCGGAACCGCTACTCCGGACGCACCTTTATCGAGGGGGGCGACGCCCGCTACGCCAAGGCCGCCAGCAAGTACACGCCGCTCCGCGAGGTGCTGGAGGGCAAGCGGGTGCTGCTGGTCGAGGACTCGATCGTCCGCTCGACCACGATGCGGGTGCTGATAGACCGGCTCCGCACCGTGGGCCACGTGAAGGAGATCCACGTCCGCGTGGCGTGCCCGCCGATCGTGGCGCCCTGCTTCTACGGCATCGACATGTCGACCATCGGGGAGCTGTTCGCGCCGCATTTCCTGAAGAACGCCGAGGGCAGCGAGGCGGCCTTCAAGGCGATGGCCGATGAGCTGGGCGCCGATTCCCTGCGGTACCTCCCGGTCGAGTCGATCGCCCGCGCCGTCGGACGCCCCCCGGGCGAGCTCTGCCAGGCCTGCATCAGCGGCCAGTACCCGACCGCCTGCGGGCAGCAGCTCTACGAGCTTGCCGTGGAGAAGGCCGGCGGGTTCGAAGACCCAACGGCCGAGCAGTCGGCGAGCCGGACCTACGAGGCGGCGCACCGCAACGGCTAG